From the Rhinatrema bivittatum chromosome 7, aRhiBiv1.1, whole genome shotgun sequence genome, one window contains:
- the LOC115095112 gene encoding uncharacterized protein LOC115095112 — MTTAITTPTSRCISIVGASGKPLAAPILQNRQIRIGGQLVSHQFLYVPGCPVPLIGRDLLCKLQATLQFEPSGKVTASFANTPVSLVCPIQEEWRLHLPLVAGPVDHRYVEDAPRNKERRELMSSVPQVWAENNPGGVATDAVPLWIEMKSDAQIVNQPQYPIPYLARQAIQTHLKRLLKLGILKQTRSAWNTPLLPVKKPGTSDYRPVQDLRKVNNQVADLVALVPNPYSILAQVSSNSKWYSVIDLKDAFFSVPVAETCQKIFAFTWEDAQTGEKHQYTWTRLPQGFKNSPTLFGEQLARDLKMYQVNHGSVVQYVDDLLIFRETYHECAVSTLHLLKTLYLKGYRASKKKAQICEVEVEYLGFRLREGTRRLGVSRTSAIRDQPVPICKKELRAFLGAAGYCRIWIANFALLAQPLYDKLRGPETESQPFDWEPQELKHLDQIKEALSSPPALGLPDVTKSFHLFVDEKKGLALGVLTQIFGSWERPVAYLSKGMDNVAKGWPGCLRSIAAACLLIPEAVKLTFGQSLQVTTPHTIKGLLETHGPKWMTNSRLVKYQALLCETPEIQIQDSSNLNPATLLPAPEPVIHDCGEVMATIHSSRPDLRDQPWQGALTLFTDGSSQITHGIRSAGYAIVSEDEIIEAQPLPPGTSAQKAELIALTRALQITEGKTVNIYTDSKYAFLTIQVHGALYKERGFLTAEGKQLANAEEVRTLLDAVWLPRKVAVMHCKAHTRKSDPIARGNHRADEAAKRAAQEPFQTSPLVCPLLQFPTETPIYASDETNWAQNEGLNQRNGWWLLQDGRVWIPESLAWTVVKGAHDHTHLGRDSLAKLLDKTYYINRITYWTKHAANRCVTCARNNPRSGPGPAPGHILRGTSPFQICQIDFTHMPPSKGYKTMLVTVCTYTGWVEAIPTRTETAKEVTALLLHLIIPRYGLPRQINSDNGPAFTSEVTQQLSKAIGLNWHLHCTWRPQSSGSVERANRSLKTQLAKLCQETKSKWPDALPLALLHIRCTPRKSGLTPYEMMYARPPPLPSIPDSLHLQGEISLTRQLKGLHETVSAIRTHACENEPLILTTPTHKFQVDDSVWVKEWDDSDCLQPHWRGPFTILLTTPTAVKVTGNPSWIHWTRVKPASPASQWQVTCNRDLKMTIRRNPRKPSDPADTFSTAICALFGRGEPT; from the coding sequence ATGACTACAGCCATCACAACCCCCACATCCAGATGCATctctattgttggagcatcaggaaAACCATTGGCAGCACCCATACTACAAAACCGACAAATCCGCATCGGGGGACAACTGGTGTCCCACCAATTCCTATACGTTCCAGGATGCCCAGTACCATTAATTGGGAGAGACCTTCTGTGTAAACTGCAGGCCACTCTGCAATTCGAGCCTTCTGGCAAGGTTACCGCTTCCTTTGCAAATACGCCTGTATCCTTAGTCTGTCCGattcaagaagaatggagactccACCTCCCACTCGTCGCCGGGCCTGTAGATCACCGGTACGTAGAGGACGCACCCCGCAACAAGGAACGGAGAGAATTGATGAGTAGTGTACCTCAAGTCTGGGCCGAAAATAATCCCGGAGGTGTGGCCACTGATGCAGTCCCCTTGTGGATTGAAATGAAATCTGATGCCCAAATTGTCAATCAGCCTCAGTACCCCATTCCGTATTTGGCCAGACAAGCCATACAGACCCATCTAAAAAGGCTTCTCAAATTAGGCATTCTCAAACAGACCCGGTCAGCCTGGAACACACCTCTGTTGCCAGTCAAAAAGCCCGGTACCAGTGACTATCGGCCAGTGCAGGACTTAAGGAAGGTGAATAATCAGGTGGCGGATCTGGTAGCGCTGGTACCAAACCCgtattcaatcctggctcaagtttcCTCTAactccaagtggtacagtgtcattgatctcaaagatgccttttTCTCAGTCCCCGTAGCGGAGACATGCCAGAAAATCTTTGCCTTCACCTGGGAGGATGCCCAGACCGGAGAAAAACATCAGTACACCTGGACTCGCTTACCCCAAGGGTTCAAGAATTCACCCACTCTGTTTGGAGAACAGCTGGCCAGAGATCTGAAGATGTACCAGGTCAATCATGGGTCCGTTGTGcaatatgtggatgaccttctgatTTTCAGGGAAACATACCATGAATGTGCGGTATCGACCCTACACCTGCTAAAGACGCTTTACCTGAAGGGGTACCGTGCGagtaaaaagaaggcgcaaatCTGTGAAGTGGAAGTCGAATATCTGGGATTCCGTCTCAGGGAAGGCACTCGCCGACTCGGAGTCTCCCGCACCAGtgctataagagatcaacctgtacccatcTGTAAAAAAGAACTCCGTGCATTTCTAGGAGCTGCGGGGTATTGCCGAATCTGGATTGCTAACTTCGCTCTCCTTGCACAGCCATTATATGACAAGTTGCGAGGCCCAGAGACCGAGTCCCAGCCTTTTGACTGGGAACCACAAGAACTAAAGCATCTTGATCAGATCAAGGAGGCCCTGTCCTCACCCCCTGCCTTGGGCCTACCTGATGTTACGAAATCATTCCACCTGTTCGTGGACGAGAAGAAGGGCCTGGCCCTTGGAGTACTGACGCAAATCTTCGGCTCATGGGAACgccctgttgcatatctgtccaAAGGAATGGATAATGTTGCCAAGGGATGGCCCGGCTGTCTCCGAAGCATTGCTGCCGCATGCTTACTGATACCTGAAGCCGTCAAATTAACGTTCGGTCAGTCCTTGCAGGTAACCACCCCCCACACTATCAAGGGACTGCTTGAAACCCATGGGCCCAAGTGGATGACTAACTCACGACTTGTTAAGTATCAGGCTTTACTCTGTGAAACACCCGAAATTCAGATACAAGACAGTAGCAATCTGAACCCGGCCACACTCTTGCCGGCACCTGAACCTGTCATCCATGACTGTGGAGAAGTCATGGCTACCATCCACTCCAGCAGGCCTGACTTAAGGGACCAGCCCTGGCAAGGGGCCCTGACGTTATTCACCGACGGTAGCAGCCAGATAACTCATGGGATACGATCCGCTGGATATGCAATCGTATCCGAGGACGAAATCATCGAAGCCCAACCTCTACCTCCGGGGACATCTGCTCAAAAAGCTGAATTAATCGCCCTCACCCGAGCACTGCAGATAACTGAGGGAAAGACTGttaatatctatacagactctaaatacgCCTTCCTCACAATCCAAGTCCATGGAGCCCTTTACAAAGAACGGGGATTTCTGACTGCGGAAGGCAAACAATTGGCAAATGCAGAAGAGGTACGCACGTTATTGGACGCAGTCTGGTTGCCCCGCAAAGTGGCTGTGATGCATTGCAAAGCGCATACCAGAAAGTCAGATCCTATAGCCCGAGGCAATCACAGAGCAGATGAGGCCGCAAAGAGGGCAGCTCAGGAACCGTTTCAGACGTCTCCGCTTGTCTGTCCACTACTCCAGTTCCCGACAGAAACTCCCATTTACGCATCTGATGAGACCAACTGGGCACAGAATGAAGGCCTTAATCAGCGAAACGGGTGGTGGCTCTTGCAGGATGGCCGAGTTTGGATACCAGAGAGCCTTGCATGGACAGTCGTAAAGGGAGCTCACGACCATACCCACCTCGGTCGTGACTCTCTCGCCAAACTGCTAGACAAAACCTACTATATCAATCGTATTACCTATTGGACCAAGCATGCTGCCAACAGATGTGTCACATGTGCTCGAAATAATCCCCGGTCCGGGCCGGGTCCGGCCCCAGGTCACATCCTACGGGGAACAAGCCCCTTCCAGATCTGCCAAATCGATTTCACTCACATGCCTCCGTCCAAAGGATACAAGACTATGCTAGTTACCGTCTGTACCTATACCGGCTGGGTTGAGGCTATCCCTACCCGAACAGAAACAGCCAAGGAAGTCACGGCTTTGCTCTTACACCTGATAATTCCTCGGTACGGTCTTCCCAGACAGATCAACTCAGATAATGGACCCGCCTTCACCAGCGAAGTCACCCAACAACTGAGCAAGGCCATAGGCCTCAATTGGCATCTGCACTGCACCTGGAGGCCACAAAGTAGTGGTTCTGTTGAACGGGCCAATAGATCCCTAAAAACTCAGCTAGCTAAACTATGTCAGGAAACCAAGTCCAAATGGCCTGATGCTCTGCCTCTGGCACTTCTACACATCAggtgtaccccccgaaaatccGGGCTTACCCcgtatgaaatgatgtatgcccGGCCACCGCCCCTACCATCAATTCCTGATTCCCTGCACTTGCAAGGGGAGATTTCCCTGACTCGACAACTCAAGGGGCTTCACGAGACAGTCTCAGCTATCCGTACTCATGCCTGCGAAAATGAGCCCCTGATTCTGACCACCCCGACTCATAAGTTCCAGGTCGATGACTCTGTCTGGGTAAAGGAGTGGGACGACTCTGACTGTCTTCAGCCCCACTGGAGAGGGCCCTTCACTATACTACTGACCACCCCTACCGCTGTAAAAGTAACTGGCAACCCTTCTTGGATCCACTGGACCCGCGTTAAGCCTGCCTCCCCAGCCTCGCAGTGGCAAGTCACCTGCAACAGGGACTTGAAAATGACCATTCGTCGAAATCCGCGGAAACCCTCTGATCCCGCGGATACCTTCTCCACTGCCATCTGTGCCTTGTTTGGGAGGGGGGAACCCACTTAA